A region of Athene noctua chromosome 12, bAthNoc1.hap1.1, whole genome shotgun sequence DNA encodes the following proteins:
- the MED7 gene encoding mediator of RNA polymerase II transcription subunit 7, which yields MGEPQQVSALPPPPMQYIKEYTDENIRKGLAPKPPPPVKDSYMMFGNQFQCDDLIIRPLESQGIERLHPMQFDHKKELRKLNMSILVNFLDLLDILIRSPGSIKREEKLEDLKLLFVHVHHLINEYRPHQARETLRVMMEVQKRQRLETAERFQKHLERVVEMIQNCLASLPDDLPHSEGGLGIKTETMDTDDGSNCIGQSEKQRERSGGKRDQVLDKDAAMCSIIDEMT from the coding sequence ATGGGTGAACCTCAGCAAGTGAGTGCCCTTCCTCCGCCTCCAATGCAATACATAAAAGAATATACTGATGAAAATATCCGTAAAGGCCTGGCTCCAAAGCCACCTCCGCCTGTGAAAGACAGTTATATGATGTTTGGTAATCAGTTTCAATGTGATGATCTAATTATTCGACCCTTGGAGAGCCAGGGTATTGAAAGGTTACATCCTATGCAGTTTGATCACAAGAAGGAATTAAGAAAACTTAATATGTCTATACTGGTCAACTTTTTGGACCTCTTGGATATCTTGATCAGGAGTCCGGGGAGTATAAAGCGGGAGGAGAAACTGGAAGACTTGAAACTACTTTTTGTTCATGTCCATCATCTTATAAATGAATATCGCCCTCACCAAGCTAGGGAGACACTAAGAGTCATGATGGAGGTGCAGAAACGTCAGCGTTTGGAAACAGCAGAGCGATTTCAGAAGCACTTAGAGCGAGTTGTAGAGATGATTCAGAACTGCTTGGCTTCCTTGCCTGATGATCTGCCTCATTCAGAGGGAGGACTGGgaataaaaacagaaacaatggATACTGATGATGGCAGCAACTGCATTGGACAGAGTGAAAAGCAGAGAGAGCGTTCTGGTGGCAAGAGAGATCAGGTTTTAGACAAAGATGCAGCTATGTGTAGCATTATTGATGAAATGACatga
- the LOC141965045 gene encoding hepatitis A virus cellular receptor 2-like isoform X2 yields MLSYFCMNWILLILFTGPIVSGSLVKGEVGQNITVPCFYPVKGTQDITSMCWGRGSCPASKCYWTIIWTDGWKVTQRYSSRYILKGNLLMGDVSLTIVNAEEADSGIYCCRVEISGWFNDQTSNHKVVIEKAHRSTSESSFTIVRTWPSVSTSEAPRTASGPCSSTSGCSDVTINLQNASLSLSGQQYSENGLYIGIGLCAVLLAILILALFLTRQYLYNTKKTGDFANFVAFWRPERAGNHSTLEDEIHAEENIYIIH; encoded by the exons ATGTTGTCTTATTTCTGCATGAACTGGATTCTTCTGATCCTCTTTACAG GCCCCATAGTATCGGGATCACTTGTGAAAGGAGAGGTTGGTCAGAATATCACTGTGCCCTGTTTTTACCCTGTTAAGGGGACACAAGACATCACATCAATGTGCTGGGGTCGTGGCAGCTGCCCTGCTTCAAAATGTTATTGGACCATTATCTGGACCGATGGGTGGAAGGTGACACAGCGGTACAGCAGCAGGTATATTTTGAAAGGGAACCTGCTGATGGGCGACGTGTCCCTCACAATCGTGAACGCCGAGGAAGCAGACAGTGGGATATACTGCTGCCGTGTGGAGATCTCAGGGTGGTTCAATGATCAGACAAGTAATCACAAGGTTGTGATAGAGAAAG CTCACAGGAGCACCAGTGAATCATCCTTTACCATCGTAAGAACGTGGCCGTCGGTTTCTACTTCAGAAGCTCCTCGGACT GCCTCTGGTCCCTGCTCAAGCACCTCAGGCTGCTCGGATGTAACCATAAACCTGCAG AACGCCTCCCTATCACTTTCCGGTCAGCAGTATTCAGAAAATGGGCTGTACATTGGGATTGGTTTATGTGCAGTACTTCTAGCCATCCTTATTTTGGCTCTGTTCCTCACTAGAC AATATTTGTACAATACAAAGAAGACGGGTGACTTTGCAAA CTTTGTTGCATTTTGGAGGCCAGAACGTGCAGGGAACCATAGTACCCTGGAAGATGAGATTCATGCAGAGGAAAACATTTATATAATACACTAA
- the LOC141965045 gene encoding hepatitis A virus cellular receptor 1 homolog isoform X1: protein MLSYFCMNWILLILFTGPIVSGSLVKGEVGQNITVPCFYPVKGTQDITSMCWGRGSCPASKCYWTIIWTDGWKVTQRYSSRYILKGNLLMGDVSLTIVNAEEADSGIYCCRVEISGWFNDQTSNHKVVIEKARISTASPHTHTSEQTSAHRSTSESSFTIVRTWPSVSTSEAPRTASGPCSSTSGCSDVTINLQNASLSLSGQQYSENGLYIGIGLCAVLLAILILALFLTRQYLYNTKKTGDFANFVAFWRPERAGNHSTLEDEIHAEENIYIIH from the exons ATGTTGTCTTATTTCTGCATGAACTGGATTCTTCTGATCCTCTTTACAG GCCCCATAGTATCGGGATCACTTGTGAAAGGAGAGGTTGGTCAGAATATCACTGTGCCCTGTTTTTACCCTGTTAAGGGGACACAAGACATCACATCAATGTGCTGGGGTCGTGGCAGCTGCCCTGCTTCAAAATGTTATTGGACCATTATCTGGACCGATGGGTGGAAGGTGACACAGCGGTACAGCAGCAGGTATATTTTGAAAGGGAACCTGCTGATGGGCGACGTGTCCCTCACAATCGTGAACGCCGAGGAAGCAGACAGTGGGATATACTGCTGCCGTGTGGAGATCTCAGGGTGGTTCAATGATCAGACAAGTAATCACAAGGTTGTGATAGAGAAAG cTAGGATCTCTACTGCAAGTCCTCACACTCACACCTCTGAACAGACCTCAG CTCACAGGAGCACCAGTGAATCATCCTTTACCATCGTAAGAACGTGGCCGTCGGTTTCTACTTCAGAAGCTCCTCGGACT GCCTCTGGTCCCTGCTCAAGCACCTCAGGCTGCTCGGATGTAACCATAAACCTGCAG AACGCCTCCCTATCACTTTCCGGTCAGCAGTATTCAGAAAATGGGCTGTACATTGGGATTGGTTTATGTGCAGTACTTCTAGCCATCCTTATTTTGGCTCTGTTCCTCACTAGAC AATATTTGTACAATACAAAGAAGACGGGTGACTTTGCAAA CTTTGTTGCATTTTGGAGGCCAGAACGTGCAGGGAACCATAGTACCCTGGAAGATGAGATTCATGCAGAGGAAAACATTTATATAATACACTAA
- the LOC141965044 gene encoding uncharacterized protein LOC141965044 gives MSHFVLFHWTMIQIFIVHTASQAVVRGVIGKPVQLSCSYHVAQDKDISDMCWGRGPCPKSKCNNKILHTTGNRVTFRKSQRYSLRGNISSGDVSLTIGRVKAEDAGTYCCRVEIVGWFNDIKRNIQLEVRAPPVRVTTTRKAPVSPRHFRKTTFAPKATSDHQTTTETAVLLTTTVPPVTTVTTESPAVITLETTAHPTFAVTANDSFPATIVTTSALPDFSTGFQAADMRTEDDNMFCPSESVTLPGVTAETPSTLLTAERTRSAHTSLMVEDVPTSATTPPAPTMLQTPKRTLAPSGKGTSSDSKTKKHDDNGDKFPSYAILIACLIAVSIILILMVSLFWKRKHTKKFIIKSLGPAEDLEKVFSGAEGEDSIFSL, from the exons ATGTCCCATTTTGTGCTGTTTCACTGGACTATGATACAGATCTTCATAG TGCACACCGCATCCCAAGCTGTTGTTAGAGGAGTAATAGGGAAACCTGTTCAGTTGTCTTGCTCCTACCATGTGGCGCAAGATAAGGACATCTCCGATATGTGCTGGGGCAGAGGCCCGTGCCCAAAATCAAAGTGCAATAACAAAATTTTGCACACCACTGGGAATAGGGTGACATTCAGAAAATCTCAGAGATACAGTCTCCGGGGCAATATTTCCTCTGGAGATGTGTCTCTCACGATTGGGAGAGTGAAGGCAGAAGATGCAGGTACATACTGCTGCCGTGTAGAGATCGTGGGTTGGTTCAACGACATCAAACGGAATATACAGCTGGAGGTCAGAG CCCCTCCGGTGAGGGTAACCACTACAAGAAAGGCTCCCGTTTCTCCCagacattttagaaaaacaactTTTGCTCCCAAAGCAACCTCTGATCATCAAACGACAACAGAGACTGCTGTCCTCCTGAC AACCACTGTCCCCCCAGTAACGACTGTAACCACCGAGTCTCCAGCAGTAATTACACTGGAGACCACTGCTCACCCAACATTTGCTGTGACAGCAAATGATTCTTTTCCAGCAACTATAGTGACAACCAGTGCTCTCCCAGATTTTTCAACTGGTTTCCAAGCAGCTGACATGAGGACTGAAGATGACAACATGTTCTGCCCATCAGAATCTGTCACTCTTCCTGGAG TGACTGCTGAAACCCCAAGCACACTTCTGACTGCAGAGAGAACTAGAAGTGCTCACACTTCTCTCATGGTGGAAGATGTGCCAACTTCAG CAACAACCCCACCAGCGCCAACCATGCTTCAGACCCCAAAGAGAACCCTTGCTCCTTCAGGTAAGGGAA CAAGTTCAGACAGCAAGACTAAGAAGCATGATGATAATGGAGATAAG tTTCCCAGCTATGCCATTCTCATTGCCTGTCTCATAGCAGTGTCCATTATTCTCATATTGATGGTCTCATTGTTCTGGAAAC GTAAACACACAAAGAAGTTTATAATAAAAAG